One window of the Primulina eburnea isolate SZY01 chromosome 18, ASM2296580v1, whole genome shotgun sequence genome contains the following:
- the LOC140819097 gene encoding uncharacterized protein yields the protein MAPGGRGKKGKEVVQESEAQNVRGLEDIVRGRRGRPAAQVARNVEEEVNQEVEQLTQKVGGMQLIISQFQELRPPKFFGIENGEKASGWLKIINHPFNFLEYIESVRLKLEIYQLKDREQLWWEAAEEALKAYGQIITWEVFRTQFTQEYAPPSYYYGKEEEFNQLVQGNKTVVEYASQFSALMPYVPLVARNDQSKLSRFLHGLQGTIHTLVMTGSPNTYVQAVEMAKKIEASLLRGESRPVPVPASTSQGSGSHMQLPEGLSPYQPQQSSQQPKQQRFRARGKQFKKRSRSSSSSSGSTRGSSVVGSSNAVYCDAVVEDILVPQGPAFRPYAPAQSFQQSGYPPPRGPPQQQFPVPQQARVHALTQDQAQDAPGGVIADTGASHSFLTAAFVDEHEIATIQLLDTVSMATPAGVYLMSREIVINCSRIPLVSAMEMFRLLSIGNEGFFIYALDATREERLKVSDIPIVKDFPDVFPDEIRGFPPQMEIDLSIKLMPGTNPISRAPYRLAPTELKELKEQLQDLLEKGYIRPSMSPWGAPVLFVKKKDGTMRMCVDYRQLNRDTVKNKYPLPRIDDLRFIEGFSLIARPMTQLTQKDRRFVWTAECESSFRTLKEKFTTSPVLALPSGSGGLVVCTDASLNGLGCFLMQNGRRRWLELLKDFDCEIQYQPGRMNQVADALSRKVQPKMLTSLTISKVHEHLGTSGWTNQSKGDYFIVSSIQVEPQIVSKIKASQRTDPHVHKLKELTQTGQSDKFSVTSDGCLRYNGRLVVPNLIDLKEAILREAHCSRHSVHPGIRKMYHILKSHYWWEGMKKEIYDFVARCLTCQQVKAERMRPGGMLHSLEVPQWNWEHIAMDFVTHLPRSNRGCDAIWVIVDRLSKSAHFIPYDRTCTYKKMTKIYIDHVVRLHGVPVTIVSDRDPRFASKFWGSLQSAL from the exons ATGGCACCTGGAGGAAGAGGCAAAAAGGGAAAAGAAGTTGTCCAGGAGTCAGAAGCCCAGAATGTCCGAGGACTTGAAGATATTGTCAGGGGTAGACGTGGTCGTCCTGCAGCCCAAGTTGCTAGAAACGTGGAGGAAGAAGTGAATCAGGAAGTCgagcagttgactcagaaagtTGGTGGGATGCAATTAATAATTTCTCAATTTCAAGAATTACGTCCTCCCAAATTCTTTGGCATTGAAAATGGCGAAAAAGCATCCGGATGGTTGAAAATCATAAACCATCCATTTAATTTTCTCGAATATATCGAAAGTGTCAGACTAAAGCTGGAAATCTATCAGTTAAAAGATCGAGAACAACTCTGGTGGGAAGCTGCAGAGGAAGCACTGAAAGCATATGGACAAATCATTACTTGGGAAGTATTCCGTACTCAATTTACCCAAGAATATGCACCTCCTTCTTATTATTATGGCAAGGAAGAAGAGTTCAACCAATTGGTGCAGGGAAATAAAACGGTTGTTGAATATGCTTCTCAATTTTCTGCTCTTATGCCATATGTGCCACTTGTTGCAAGAAATGATCAGTCCAAACTTTCTCGTTTCCTGCATGGGCTACAAGGGACTATTCATACTTTGGTGATGACTGGATCGCCTAATACATATGTTCAAGCTGTAGAAATGGCGAAGAAGATAGAGGCTAGTTTGCTCAGAGGAGAATCACGGCCAGTTCCAGTTCCAGCATCTACTTCTCAAGGATCTGGAAGTCATATGCAGTTGCCAGAGGGTTTATCTCCTTATCAGCCTCAACAGTCATCCCAGCAACCGAAGCAACAACGATTCAGAGCAAGAGGTAAACAATTTAAGAAGAGATCTCGGTCCAGCTCCTCCAGTTCAGGAAGTACTAGAGGGAGCAGTGTTGTTGGGTCTTCGAATGCTGTGTACTGTGATGCTGTGGtggaagacatttta GTTCCCCAAGGACCAGCTTTCAGGCCGTATGCTCCTGCACAGTCATTTCAGCAGTCTGGCTATCCACCACCTAGAGGTCCTCCTCAGCAGCAATTTCCGGTGCCGCAGCAGGCTCGAGTACATGCATTAACTCAGGACCAGGCTCAGGATGCACCAGGCggagtgattgcag ACactggagcatctcattcatttttAACTGCTGCATTTGTTGATGAGCATGAGATTGCTACCATTCAGTTGTTGGATACTGTGTCTATGGCTACTCCTGCCGGTGTATACTTGATGTCTCGTGAGATAGTCATaaattgt TCTCGAATTCCATTAGTATCTGCAATGGAAATGTTCAGGTTGTTGTCAATCGGCAACGAAGGATTTTTTATCTATGCTCTTGATGCAACACGGGAAGAACGATTGAAAGTTTCTGATATTCCTATTGTTAAGGATtttcctgatgtatttcctgatgagattcggGGTTTTCCGCCTCAAATGGAAATAGATCTTAGCATTAAATTGATGCCAGGGACAAATCCTATATCTAGAGCACCATATCGTTTAGCTCCgacagagttgaaagaactcaaagaacagCTTCAGGATTTACTGGAGAAAGGCTATATCAGACCAAGTAtgtcgccttggggagctccagtattgttcgtaaagaagaaagacggaacGATGAGAATGTGCgtcgattatcggcagttgaaccgAGATACtgtgaagaataagtatcctctgCCGCGTATtgacgactt GCGTTTCATTGAGGGATTTTCTCTAATAGCTAGGCCTatgacccagttgacacagaaagaTCGACGTTTTGTGTGGACTGCAGAATGTGAGTCTAGTTTTCGGACTTTGAAAGAAAAGTTCACCACATCTCCGGTGCTAGCTTTGCCTTCAGGCTCAGGTGGACTTGTTGTCTGTACAGATGCTTCTCTAAATGGACTGGGTTGTTTTTTGATGCAAAATGGGCGa cgtcgATGGTTGGAATTGCTtaaggactttgattgtgagattcagtacCAGCCAGGACGAATGAATCAAGTTGCAGATGCTCTAAGTAGAAAGGTTCAGCCTAAAATGTTGACATCTTTGACTATTTCAAAAGTTCATGAGCATTTGGGAACTTCAGGATGGACTAATCAGTCTAAGGGCGACTACTTTATAGTTTCATCTATTCAAGTTGAACCACAAATTGTTTCTAAAATTAAAGCatcacagagaactgatccgcatGTTCataaattgaaagaattgactcaGACAGGTCAATCAGACAAGTTCAGTGTTACTTCAGATGGATGTCTACGCTATAATGGTAGACTTGTGGTTCCGAATTTGATAGACTTAAAAGAAGCTATACTTCGAGAAGCTCATTGTAGTCGACACAGTGTTCATCCTGGAATCAGAAAGATGTATCATATTTTGAAATCTCATTACTGGTgggaaggtatgaagaaagagatTTATGACTTTGTTGCTAGATGTTTGACGTGCCAACAGGTTAAAGCTGAGAGAATGAGACCTGGTGGTATGTTACATAGTCTTGAAGTGCCACAGTGGAATTGGGAGcacattgctatggattttgtgacgcaccTACCTCGTTCTAATcgtggttgtgatgcgatttgggtgattgtggatagattatctaaatcAGCCCATTTTATTCCTTATGATCGTACCTGTACTTATAagaaaatgacaaaaatttaCATCGATCATGTagtgagattgcatggtgtgcctgtaACCATAGTATcggatcgtgatcccaggtttgcttcaaagttttggggtagtttgcaATCAGCATTGTAA